TGAAGAGCAGCCACtccaaatgtatatacagtacgtgTGTTACTATGTGCTGTTAATAAAGAACAAACATGAAAGCATTATTGAATGTGTATAAGAATTTAACTGCTTCGCAAATTCTCATTTTTTCCCAACCCTTACAGCAGACAAAAAACACAGGTTACCTCTACTCTCTCAATCTAGGGATTTGTATGTCAACTGAATATCAGGCTACAACAGGCCCCAGCAGAGTGTGCCAGAATTTGAAATATAATATTAACTATCAGAACATGTTCCAGATTGTTGTGAGATACTGAGCCTTGTTAGCTGCTGACATACAATACCTTTACATTTCAACAGATACATTTACAGCATGACCTAACAATGACATGCAGAATATCAAAACTCAAAAGGTGGCTGTGCCTCATTTGTCCTTCCGGGCACCCTTAGAGCCCCTGTGGAAGGGTGGAAGATGGAGATATAGTTTAGTGAGAGAGGACTATGAAGAGACTACACCAGGGGAGAGGAATACCACTACAGGCACTCCATCAAAAAGGCAAATAAAACAGTTTtattaaaacaaatgtatttgaaaaGAGCAACATAATGGTCAAATGTACACACCGGCAACGCAATACATACACGGCAGGTTTAGGCTGACTTCCTCTGGATCACAAATGCAATGAATTAACTTGATCCACCAGTGACACATATTTGATCCACCAATGACAACATATGTGAGACAATACAAGGGCTGAGCTCTGCTTTAACAAATTGTTTGAGGAAAACTTTGGCATTGGAGAGAAGTAATCATCATTGCAATTGAGCCTAGATCTAAAACCATAGTCTAATAATATTGATGACTAACAATATTAAAACATGACAATCTAAATTAAATTATTTAGCCTTTGGGTTGCAAAATTTCAgcaactttccccaaattccctggttttctaGAAAAAGATTAAGCAGGAAATCTGGGGATACTCCAACCGGAATTAATGGAAAACCTgagaatttggggaaagttaacAGAATTTTGCAACCTAAACTACAAGGCAATCTGAAATGACACAGTTCCCTTGTCTCTTCCTCCAGGTGAGGTTGTGTAGTAACAGATAATAAACGTATACACCACCAAATAACATAATTTTGGATACAACAACTGTGCAACAATGACAGCAATACTGTAACAAATACAAAAGGGAAAAAGTAACCCAATGGAAAAATGGAAAATTGAGCTTCACTGAAAAAATCTTACAGGGAGCAAAGTGAGGGAAGGGTCTAGGGTTGTCATGATGACAAAGGCATAAACTCTACCAGCTGTAGTTCGGGGGCGGTTATGGGGTGGTATATGGGTTATGAGGGATTTGGTTGAAGGTAGAGGGGGCCAGGGGAGGTGGGTTGGTTAAGGGGGGGGTTCCTGGCTGGTCGCTTACTTTCGTTTGGTCTTGGTGTCAGTGGTCTGGAACACGCTGGAGGCAGACATGAGGTTCTCGATATACTGACCCAGAACCTGGTTCTCAGACTTCAACTTCAGGTTCTCCTCCTTCACCGCGTCCACACGCGACGACAGGTCTGACAATGACAACAATGATTTTCAAGGAActgcaatatctaacaatttacTGCTGCTTTCGCCTG
This genomic stretch from Oncorhynchus tshawytscha isolate Ot180627B linkage group LG21, Otsh_v2.0, whole genome shotgun sequence harbors:
- the LOC112220928 gene encoding short coiled-coil protein B, with protein sequence MSSDGDGDMENQAELEEKTRLINQVLELQHTLEDLSSRVDAVKEENLKLKSENQVLGQYIENLMSASSVFQTTDTKTKRK